TGGCTGTTTCTACTTTTACATAAGCAGGTCTGTTCATGTTGTCTGGCTCATTCCAAACATCCCAGCCCAAGATCCGATTGTCATTTTTAAAATGCGCAACCGTTTCTTTAATGTATTTTTCTAAACGTGGCATTTGTTTTTCATCCAAAAGCGCTTTTTGTCCCGGAGATTGTACCCAGCCAGAATTGTGTAGAAAAGACTGAGGAGCTCTTTGTTTTCCAGATACAGGAAACGGATCCCAACAAGAATCGAATAAAACGAATAATGTCTTTATATGGTGTTTATCTGCAATGGTCAAATATTCATCCATTCTTTTATACAACCCTTCCGAATCATCTTTATGCAGTAAATCATGAAGATAAACGCGCATCACATTCATTCCTATCCCTTCTGCCCAACCTAATTCCTGATCAATCTTTTTGGGGTCAAAAGTATCAGCCTGCCACATTTCTAATTGGTTAATGGCATTACCAGGTGTGAAATTAGCTCCTACAAGCCATGGTTGTTTTGCATACCATGTATTAGCCTTCTCTTTGGTCCAGATTGTTCTTTCGGTAGCAGCAGTTTCTGTTGGGACTTGCTCCGTTTTAACCTCATTTTTGTTTTTGTTACAGCTAATCGTTAGTACCGAAAATAAAG
This region of Flavobacterium lacustre genomic DNA includes:
- a CDS encoding cellulase family glycosylhydrolase — protein: MKNKNKLIAIALFSVLTISCNKNKNEVKTEQVPTETAATERTIWTKEKANTWYAKQPWLVGANFTPGNAINQLEMWQADTFDPKKIDQELGWAEGIGMNVMRVYLHDLLHKDDSEGLYKRMDEYLTIADKHHIKTLFVLFDSCWDPFPVSGKQRAPQSFLHNSGWVQSPGQKALLDEKQMPRLEKYIKETVAHFKNDNRILGWDVWNEPDNMNRPAYVKVETANKEELVYKLLEKTFEWARSSNPSQPLTSGVWAGNWSEKGMKPIFKLQLEQSDVISFHCYDKPADFTNRIKELKRYGKPLLCTEYMARPNGSTFEGFLPIAKENKIAMINWGFVDGKTQTKFPWDSWTKKYTAAPPVWFHEIFNSDGTPYKKSETDFIKKITSEVNSK